The Nicotiana sylvestris chromosome 6, ASM39365v2, whole genome shotgun sequence genomic sequence GATGGGTTTGCTAGATTGgaagcaatgatgcagcaggttattgggtccacTGCAAAGATAAACgagagagtagatgcacatgacgcAGCTATCAAAAATATTGAAGTGCAAGTGGGACAAATTTCaatgtctctgaacaatcgtcctcaAGGGATGCTACCTGCAGATACCCAAATCAATCCTAAAGATAAGGGCCCGAAGCAGTTGATGGCGGTGAGTCTCCGTAACGGCAGGGATCTCGACGaagagcaagagagagctcgtgacAATATACAGGCTGAGACACTCATTCAGGTACCCATTGAGCTGGATGAATCCACAAGGTTGACAGATGTGACAGTCCAGCCTGCTCAGGAAGAAAAGAATACTCCGCAGGAGACCGAGAAAGTTGCTGAAGCAGTTGAAGAGCCGGTAGTGGAGATAGTAGCCGAGAAAGAAAAGTCCCAAGCGATTGGGAAGAAAAGCCCTCCTCCACCATTTCCACAGAGGTTAGCCAAGCATCAAAAGGAGGAGCAATACAAAAAGTTCTTTGAGATGCTCAAGCAAATTcgggtaaatattccattgactGAAGTCTTAAAGGAGATGCCTGGATACACAAAAATGATGAAAGACTTAATGTCCCGAAaatttgatttccaagacttggctaCGGTGACACTTACTCAGACATGCAGTGCAGTGGCAACTAGACCTGTTGCTGAAAAGCTCTCTGATCCAGGGAGTTTTACTATTCCATGTACAATTGGAAACTTTGCTTTTGCGAAAGCACTCTGTGATTTAGGGCCCAGcattaatcttatgcccctggtcaTTTACAAGAGGTTGGGCATTGGGAGAGCTAGACTCACCTCTATGTTGCTACAGCTGGCTGACAGGACTGTGAAGCGTCCATTTGGGATCCTGGATGATGTACTTATTCAGGTGGGGAAATTCGTGTTCCTTGCAGATTTTGTAATATTGGAttgcaaggtggatgaagaaattcctatCATCTTAGGAAGACCTTTCTTGGCCACATGGAGAGCTCTTATTGATTGTGAGACCGGGGAGCTTAAGATGAGGCTCAATGACGAAGAGATTATTTttaatgtgcagaaatctatgaggcgccCAAGTGAGTTCGcaaattgctctcttattgatgccgtggatgtaatcgtaCAGTCTGATGATGAAGTGTTGACGATTGAGGATCCCCTCGCTGCATGTTTGACGAATTTGGAGGAAGTGAACGGTGAGGACTTGgcagaatgggtgttggcattggaagatagagggttctgggatagaGAACTAGAGTTCGAGCCCCTACACTTAGGAaagagagaaactcctccagctaagccatccaTTGAAGAATCACCGAAGCTGGAACTAAAGCCACTGCCAacccacctcaggtatgaatttttgGGACCCGACTCCActctacctgttattatctcatctggtttgttagatgtgcaggtccAATAGCTTCTACAGGTATTGAAGGAGTGCAAatctgccattgggtggaccatggcagacatcaaGGGGATCAGCCCTACTTactgcatgcataaaattctgctggaagaagggcacaaaccttccagggaacatcagAGGAGGCTGAATCCAaatatgaaggaagtggtgaagaaggaggtgataaagtggttagatgcgggaattattttcccaatctctgacaacAACTGGGTGagcccagttcaatgtgtgcctaagaagggtggcatgacggttgtgaagaatgacaacaatgaactaatGAGAACCATCACAGGCTGGATAATTTGCATGGATTATCGAAAGttgaatctagccacccggaaagaccacttcccacttcccttcattgatcaaatactggatagattggcagggaggtcacacttttttttttctggatgggtactcagggtacaatcagatctctATTGCACCTGAGGAccgagagaagacctccttcacatgcccttatggcatttatgcctttaggaggatgccctttggcctatgcaatgcactagccacattccaacggtgcatgatggccatattcactgacatggttgaggaaataatggaggtgttcatggatgacttctcagtggtggggagttcatttgatgagtgcctggtGAATTTGACGCGTGTGCTGAAACGGTGCATCGAGACTAATCTGGTgctgaactgggagaagtgccatttcatggtacaagaaggcatagtctaGGGGCACCGAGTGTCTATCAAGGGAATAGCGGTAGATCGAGCAAAGGTTGATGTAATAGCAAAGCTGCCTCCACCAACTTCGGTCAAAGCAATCAGAAGTTTTCTTGGACATACCGGTTTCTACCGGCAGTTCATAAAAGACTTTTCCAAAATcaccaaccctctctgtaagttattAGAGAAAGATCACCCGtttgtgttttctgatgattgcagggtagcgtTTGAGGAGTTGAAGTAGAAGCtggtcacaacacccatcattgttgcccccaactgggagcaaccgttcgaactaatgtgtgacgctagtgactacgcagtgggggcagtgctgggCCAGCGGAAGGACAAATTgatgcacccaatctactatgccAGTCGAACGCTTAGTGGAGCTCAATTGAACTATAcggtgactgaaaaggagatgctaGCTGTGGTGTTCGCATTTGACAAGTTCCGGCCCTAC encodes the following:
- the LOC138871373 gene encoding uncharacterized protein; the protein is MMQQVIGSTAKINERVDAHDAAIKNIEVQVGQISMSLNNRPQGMLPADTQINPKDKGPKQLMAVSLRNGRDLDEEQERARDNIQAETLIQVPIELDESTRLTDVTVQPAQEEKNTPQETEKVAEAVEEPVVEIVAEKEKSQAIGKKSPPPPFPQRLAKHQKEEQYKKFFEMLKQIRVNIPLTEVLKEMPGYTKMMKDLMSRKFDFQDLATVTLTQTCSAVATRPVAEKLSDPGSFTIPCTIGNFAFAKALCDLGPSINLMPLVIYKRLGIGRARLTSMLLQLADRTVKRPFGILDDVLIQVGKFVFLADFVILDCKVDEEIPIILGRPFLATWRALIDCETGELKMRLNDEEIIFNVQKSMRRPSEFANCSLIDAVDVIVQSDDEVLTIEDPLAACLTNLEEVNGEDLAEWVLALEDRGFWDRELEFEPLHLGKRETPPAKPSIEESPKLELKPLPTHLRYEFLGPDSTLPVIISSGLLDVQVQ